Below is a window of Thermovirga sp. DNA.
ACGCTCGTTTCGGACCTGATGGACGACAACCCGGTATTCGTAACGACCCTGACAGACCAGGAGAAAGTGGCGCAGGTTATGTCCCGTTACGACCTCCACGTCATCCCGGTGGTGGACCTGGAGAATCGCCTCGTGGGGATAGTGACCTTCGACGATGTCCTCGATATCGTCGAAGAGGAAGCCACCGAGGACTTCGAGCGCATGGCGGGTATACAGCCCTTCGAGGAAAAGTACCTGGAGATCGGCCTCTTCACCCTGGCGAGGAAAAGGCTGACATGGCTTCTTGTCTGCATAATAACCCAGGCTTTTACCTCGTCCATACTGAAGCACCACGAGTCGATTATCTCGAGTGTTGTCGCCCTGACCTTTTTCATCCCCTTCCTCATCGATACTGGGGGGAACACCGGAACCCAGTCATCGACCCTGATGATAAGGGGGATGACCCTCGGTGAGATCAAGTGGGGCGACATTGGCGGTGTTTTACTGCGGGAGGCCTTTACCGGCCTGATCCTCGGGGTCGCTCTCGCACTCCTTGGCGTTTTCAGGGCCGTGACCCTGGGCACCGGATTGGATGTAGCCCTGGTGGTTGCCCTGTCCCTCGTGGTTGTCGTAATAATAGGAAACTTGATAGGAGTTTTGCTGCCCTTTGCGGCCAGGGCCTTGCGGTTCGACCCGGCCATCGTTTCAGGCCCCTTCATAACCACCGTCGTAGACGTGGTGGGCCTTTTGGTCTACTTCCAGATCGCCCGTTCCGTCTTGGGGCTGGGGTAGGTTGGAACGATTCCCTAACATATCCGGGGTAGCAGTTCACCGACGGGCTTATCCACCAGGCGGGTGCCCCCGGAGCGTGTCCTGATGCCCACCAGGCCTGGATGTTCCTCCGTAACACGACCGATCACCGAGGCACTCTTCCCAAGAAAATGTTTCCTCAGCAGCCCCACCGTTTCCTGAGCTTCCTCTTCGGCTACGGCTACGGCGGCGCAGCCTTCCCCAGCCATGTGCAGTGGTTCGAAGCCAAGGATGTCGCAAACCGAAAGGGCCGCCTCATTCCAGGGTACCAGCGTCTCGTCGATCTCGATTCCGAGCCCTGCCCTTTCCGACCACTCGCAGAGCACCGTAGCGAGTCCGCCCCTGGTGCAGTCGCGCATGCATCGGAGTCCGTTCACGGGCAGGATATTCTCCAGCAGTGGCCACAAAGCGGCGCAGTCGGAGGAAAGTCCCCTGACCTTGAGTCCGTAACGGCGGGCGGCGATGGTGGCACCATGCAATCCGGGCGGGCAGGTGATGATTATGGTGTCGCCGGGGCGCATGTTGAGAGCCCCCAGTTGATCCTTCCGGTTCACCCTGCCGATGCAGCAAGTGGAGAGGAACAGTCCGTCGGCCTGGCCCCGGGGAACCACCTTGGTGTCACCCGTAACAAGTTGGACGCCAAGGGATCTGCATACGGCGGCGGCGCTCTCCATGTATTCCATTAGTTCTCCTATAGGAAAACCCTCTTCGGCGATGACTCCCAGGGCCATGTAGAGCGGCTTCACGCCCCTTACCGACAGGTCATTGGTGCTTCCGCAGACGGAAAGCTTTCCTATATCACCTCCGTCGAAGGAAAGGGGCGACACGGTGTATCCATCGATGGTCATGGCGTAACCACCGGGCAGGATCGCGCAGTCCTCGCCGTCGGCCAGGGGGCTGCCATCGAAACGGCCCGTTATGAGCGAGATGAGCTCCTGGGTGAGGCTTCCGCCGGCCCCGTGGCCGATGCTCAATCTCTCCAGTTTACATTCCCCCTTTGTCGGAAACGATAATAGGCGGCGCAGCTTCCTTCCGTCGAGACCATGCAGGGACCGATGGGGTGCGCAGGGGTGCATGATCTTCCAAAGAGTGCGCAGGCGGGAGGATCGATCAATCCCTTGAGTACCTCACCGCACATGCAGCCTGCCGGGGGAGGGGCTTCTTTTATGGTCAAGCCCAGCCTTTCAAGGGCGTCGAAGCGAGTGAACTCTTCCCTGAGGGAATAACCCGAGGAGGTTATTATGCCCAGGCCCCTCCAGGTTGCGTCATCCAGGGCAAATACTTTACCCATGACACTCCTGGCCGTCGCATTACCCTGGGGTCTTACCGCCCGGCTGTAAAGAGATGCAACCCTTGGTCTTTTTTCACGGATTTGCCGCGCCACCTCGACGAGGGCCGCCATTATTTCCTCCGCCTCGAAGCCCGCCACAGCGCAGGCAATGCCGTACCGTTCGGGCAGGAAACGATAGGGCTCAAGTCCCGTGATGACGCTCACGTGGCCGGGGAGTAGAAACGCCTCGAGTTTTACTTCGGGGTCGGAGGCCAGCGTCTCCAGG
It encodes the following:
- the mgtE gene encoding magnesium transporter; amino-acid sequence: TLVSDLMDDNPVFVTTLTDQEKVAQVMSRYDLHVIPVVDLENRLVGIVTFDDVLDIVEEEATEDFERMAGIQPFEEKYLEIGLFTLARKRLTWLLVCIITQAFTSSILKHHESIISSVVALTFFIPFLIDTGGNTGTQSSTLMIRGMTLGEIKWGDIGGVLLREAFTGLILGVALALLGVFRAVTLGTGLDVALVVALSLVVVVIIGNLIGVLLPFAARALRFDPAIVSGPFITTVVDVVGLLVYFQIARSVLGLG
- the hypE gene encoding hydrogenase expression/formation protein HypE; translated protein: MERLSIGHGAGGSLTQELISLITGRFDGSPLADGEDCAILPGGYAMTIDGYTVSPLSFDGGDIGKLSVCGSTNDLSVRGVKPLYMALGVIAEEGFPIGELMEYMESAAAVCRSLGVQLVTGDTKVVPRGQADGLFLSTCCIGRVNRKDQLGALNMRPGDTIIITCPPGLHGATIAARRYGLKVRGLSSDCAALWPLLENILPVNGLRCMRDCTRGGLATVLCEWSERAGLGIEIDETLVPWNEAALSVCDILGFEPLHMAGEGCAAVAVAEEEAQETVGLLRKHFLGKSASVIGRVTEEHPGLVGIRTRSGGTRLVDKPVGELLPRIC
- the hypD gene encoding hydrogenase formation protein HypD; protein product: MGELTDRPIKVMEVCGTHTVSIFRQGLRALFPPNVALVSGPGCPVCVTSQGEIDAALSLAGRANTTVATYGAMLRVPGTEPTLAEERSRGADVRVVTSADQALSLAMDDRTRTVVFLAVGFETTAPATASVVLDACREDLDNFMILNLHKSVPPALETLASDPEVKLEAFLLPGHVSVITGLEPYRFLPERYGIACAVAGFEAEEIMAALVEVARQIREKRPRVASLYSRAVRPQGNATARSVMGKVFALDDATWRGLGIITSSGYSLREEFTRFDALERLGLTIKEAPPPAGCMCGEVLKGLIDPPACALFGRSCTPAHPIGPCMVSTEGSCAAYYRFRQRGNVNWRD